The nucleotide sequence AAATTACGTCGAGGTGACTATTCGCCAGAACTGTTTCTTGATTTACACGGATTAACTCAAATGCAAGCCAAACAGGAAATTGGAGCCTTGATCGCTGCTTGCCGTCGTGAACATGTCTATTGTGCCTGCATCATGCACGGCCACGGAAAACACATTCTCAAACAGCAAACACCTCTGTGGTTAGCCCAACACCCAGATATCATAGCCTTCCATCAAGCGCCAAAGGAATGGGGAGGTAACGCCGCACTATTGATACTTATCGAACTTGATGAGCCTTGAGCCAATACGCCGCTGAATCATTAGGCTTTTGCTGCCAATTGAGACGGGCTGACCTGCCAGACAAGAGTCCCTTTGCCAGTCTGGCTGTTTAAATCCACGCATATCATTGCAGAAGTTGCAAACATCGGTGGTGTTTCTGCCGGACATAGCTCAGCAACTAAGTAGCTGACTAATGGTAAGTGAGAGACCACTAAAATAGCGTTATGACCTTGCTCAGCAAGAAACTGGAGATAACTACTCACTGTAGTCGCATCACCTGACGGCGTTAACCCCAACAACACCTCTTCACCATCCGGCAAAGATAAGGATTTACGAACAATCTGTAACGTTTGTTCAGCGCGAATATAAGGACTCACCAATACGAGATCAATCTGATGCTTTTGCTGTGCTAACCAACAAGCCATTTTTTGCGATTCATCACAACCGCGAGGAGTGAGTTGCCGGGCAGCATCGCTAATTGCCTCTAAAGCCGCGTCACCATGACGCATAATAAAAATTTGCATAGTCCACCGTATGAATGAGTAAGTGCAGTTATACTTCTGATAATAAATATCAGTAATCTCAATCTGAGTTATACAATAAAAATTGTTACTACAAAAACATTTCAGACAGGGTGAACAAGCATTCTACTCAAAACAAAAATAAATAAAATGGTTGAACGACAACCCAATAATAGATGTTGCTTGAATCTATACCCGTCATCTTTCAAATTGCCTCTTTGTTGGCTGCACTCGCTCACCTCGGTCACATAGTTTGCTATGCTCCCGGGGATTCACTCCCTTGCCGCCGCGATGCATCTTGAAATCCATAGGGTATATAAAGAGATCTTTTTTATTCAAAAACACTCAATATGATTCCGGAGCCCCAACGGCACCGGAATCCCTCTTTTCATCAATACAGTACAAGCCACTATGGATAAAAACTTTTATTCTGTTCAGCCATATTCACTAAACACTCACAAGGTACAAATCTGTCTCCATACTGGCTTTCCAGCC is from Photorhabdus laumondii subsp. laumondii and encodes:
- the sixA gene encoding phosphohistidine phosphatase SixA: MQIFIMRHGDAALEAISDAARQLTPRGCDESQKMACWLAQQKHQIDLVLVSPYIRAEQTLQIVRKSLSLPDGEEVLLGLTPSGDATTVSSYLQFLAEQGHNAILVVSHLPLVSYLVAELCPAETPPMFATSAMICVDLNSQTGKGTLVWQVSPSQLAAKA
- the smrB gene encoding endonuclease SmrB; its protein translation is MKNKYSLNEEEIHLFQQSVAGTKRINQDTVLHSPRRKKTSYIAPERIQQEQIDASYYFSDEFQPNLDSEGPTRYVRGDTNHYELKKLRRGDYSPELFLDLHGLTQMQAKQEIGALIAACRREHVYCACIMHGHGKHILKQQTPLWLAQHPDIIAFHQAPKEWGGNAALLILIELDEP